Genomic segment of Shinella zoogloeoides:
ACTTTCGACTTGACGTAGTCATTGAGCGGGATGAGGCGTGACGCGCGACGACGGATTGTGAAGGCAGGCGCCGATACCACCGGCGGCAGCAAGCCTTCGAACCGATGCCCGCCGATCGGCAGTTCGCCGGAAATGATCGGTTGCTCGTCGTCAGCTTCCGACTGCAGCGCATGGGCGACGCTGCCGATGACGACTTCGGCGGTGGCAGGACTCATCGCGCCGGCCGGGGCAACGCCATGCCCCAGCCGTTCGATGAACAACCTTCCGTCGGGATTGAGCATGATCTCGACGACTGTCGCGTCGTCGAGTGCGACGCAGAGCTGGTCGCCGAGCGCGTCCTGGAGTTTGCGGACGAGACGGGGATGGGAACGGAGCTGGGTCACGCCGCGCTCCTCAAAGGACCAGCGCCATCGCGCTCGATGATCGAGCGGTAACTTGGCGGACACACCTGTTCGAAGCTGGCGCGATCGGCTGGCAGGCTGCCCGCGACGGCGACGGTGTTCCCAATCGCAACCGGATTGCCGAGGCGGTGCATTGGCCAGCCTGCACGCTTCAGGATACGTTCAAAACGAAGATCGGTCGCGGTGACGATCTCCTTGTATCCGTTGGCCATCGACCATTCGATGATACCGGCGAACATGGTGAGCGTGACCTGATGGAGGGTCCCTCCCCTCCCCGCAGCCAGCGACGTGTCGACGCAAAAGCGTGAGCTCTCGACCTTCGCTGTACGGGCATCGAGCGCGCCGCGCTCCAGCAGTTGCGGGAATGTCTGCTCCAGCATCGTCGGGCCGAATGCGGGCAGCAGGCGTGCACAGCCGACCACCTTCTGCTCGGCCGAGATCGCAAGGATGTAGGTTGGGCGGAGATCATCGTACTGATCCCGCTCTCCCTGTTCGGTGACGGTGATCTCCCATTCCAGGCGGTCGCCAAACACCGCGGCCCTTAACTGGTGCATCTGGTTCAGATAGTGGTGGTTACTCGCGTAGTGGTCGGCCGAGACGCTCAGAATCTGCATAGTGATCTCCGCATGAACTGGTCAGGCGGAGGGAAATCATCTCGCGATGCGTGTGGCTATGTGCAGATTTGCACCCGGTGATTCTACCGAATCGGCGCTATAGCTGTCGAAAGCCGGCCGAAAGCCGGGTTCTAAAATGTTGATAAGAGGTGCAGATCTGCATTTCCTACCCCCCCCTGCGAACAATGGGAGGCAGGCTAACTACAAGATAATGATTGATGAATCCGCTTTCGGCTTAAATGGGGCAAAAGCGCGTTAACCTTTCGTTAACCAAAAACGCCTTGCAACCAAACACGCATTCAGTAATCGTCACGGAAAAATGGCATTACATGCCGATTAACCGTGACAAGAGATTCCACC
This window contains:
- the traI gene encoding acyl-homoserine-lactone synthase yields the protein MQILSVSADHYASNHHYLNQMHQLRAAVFGDRLEWEITVTEQGERDQYDDLRPTYILAISAEQKVVGCARLLPAFGPTMLEQTFPQLLERGALDARTAKVESSRFCVDTSLAAGRGGTLHQVTLTMFAGIIEWSMANGYKEIVTATDLRFERILKRAGWPMHRLGNPVAIGNTVAVAGSLPADRASFEQVCPPSYRSIIERDGAGPLRSAA